DNA from Roseofilum casamattae BLCC-M143:
GCTTCGACTTCGCTCAGCTACCATCAGATTAGAACTTACAGCCAAAATTGGCGATCGCCGTCGGGAGATCCGGGATAGATGCCTTGCAATCGTAATTTGGCAATGCGATCGGAACCATATAAAGGAATGGGTAGACGGGGTTCTTGCAGAGCACCGTGATGTAATAAAGTTAGCTTTAATGTCGTTTCAACTAAGCTTTCTACGGAAACTTGTTCGCCTCGCGCGCAAATTTTCAGACGCAGGGGACGGGGAACTCCTATTTTTTCGGAATGAAGTTTAGTCGTGACTAAGATAACTTCGCGATCGGAGAGTTTTAAGGCTAATCCTCGCGGAGGTGCCATTAATTTCTTTGAGAAATCCGTCGATCGCGAAGAACCAAAACTATACAGTCTAGGGACATTAGATTTACGACATTCAACCAGAATAAATTTCGCATTAATCGCCTTCGCTCGCGTTAATAAACGATCGATTTCTCTGCCGCGAAATAGACCATCTCGATAGATTAAAACGGTTTTATTTTGCAAGTCAGCTCTCGGTAGAAAAGTTTCGATAACCTGTTGCGGTATTTCTTCGCCTTCCACGATCGCATCGTCAGTACAATAGCGGATAAAGGCTCCCTGTTTATCGTAAATGCGGACGCTCGCGCAAGCATTGCGGCTTCCCGGCGATCGCTGATTGGGTTGTCTGGAAATATCAAAACCGAGAAAACAGTCGGCAATTTCTAAAGGTTCGGCAAGAATAAACAGTAAATTTCCTAATTTAGTTAAAATTCCGAGGGCAACTTGGTTTATAATGAAGGGATAATCGTTTGGGTTGTTGAGAGTATCTTCGCGCATAATTTGCGTCGGAATTTGTCTGCGCACGAGGCGAGAATAGAGCCACATGTACAAGCTTCCTTCATCTGGAGTTTCGTCATCTAAACCATGTTCTGGTAAGAAGACAATAACCAGATCCACAGAAAGGTTCATCAGATCTTCAAGTGCTTCTTCGGTCTTCGCTCTCGCTTCTGGTCCGGAGAGACCGCGAACGGAAACTTTTTTTATATTTTCTTGCGGTAAAACCACCTGGAAATGGTAGCGATTTAATCGTTGTTTTAGTTCGTTGTAAAAGCGTTGCACCGGGCGATCGCAAACTCTAAAAATACCGATACGAATGGGGCGATCGCGATCCTGAAAGTCTTCATGACGGCGATAAACTCCACCTTGAGAGAGTCCCGATAAAAGTTTCTTTTTTTTGAGACTTAGATTGTTACCAAATAAAATCTGGGTTTCTTCTAGATTGAGTTCGGGTACCAAAAACAACTGTTCGTAGGATTTGCTATTAATGTTTTTTCGCAGTTCAAATCCATATTCGGCTAATGTCCGCGCGGCTTGTTCGCGAGAGCGTTGCAGCAGAGTTTGACGTTCGGAATAAGGAACTTTAGTCGCTATAAGCAGTTCGCCATAGTTGACCTGAAACCGCTCGGCAGTATCCTCAGTGACGCAAGGCAATAAAGCTCCCATGGCATAATCAAACGGTCGCGAACTTTTACCAAAGCGAACCGAAACAATGGGTTGCTCGTCGGGAGCTTCTCTGAGTTTCTGGCGACTCAGTCTACCTGTCGCTTTTTGTAATAGTTCTTCTCTGCGATCGCCAATGGTTCCCGATAAACCCGTGATTTTGGCAGAACTCTTACTTGCAATGTCCTTAACTCTGAGACCAATTAACAATTTTTCTGGCTCGTATCGCTGAGGACGATCGTTATAGAATTGGGCAAGATCTCCTTGATAATAGAAATTGCTTTTAATGGTTAAGGTTAATGCCGGAACTGTGATATTATTGATTTGGATAGTGTCCGGCCAAAACTCGATCTCGCGCTTTACCTCGACTTTGTTTTTTGAGAACGATCTGGGAGCCGAAAACGTAAAGCTCATCTTCAATATCCGAGACGCTAATTGCGCTTCCGCATTCGGATTAACATTTAATTCACCACCGTCTTGATAAGTATAATTGAGATTGCCAATATCATCGCGCAACCCTTCTTGAATGCTAGAAATGGCTTCCTGCCATTGCGACGGCGTGGGGAGTATTTCTCCAGGTTTAGCTAAAATCCAAAAATAACCATTCAGCCAAATAACAATAACATGGGGAAATTGCTGGCTGAAACGCCAACTAAAGCGATTGCCTACTTTGCGATTGACTTCCGGATATAGGCGAAAACAAGATCGGTTGGGGTTGGTGAGAAAAACAGAAAAAACTTCACTTAAAAAAATATTAGTTTGAGACATATGATTTGTGCTTGTCCGACAGATCGTGCAAAGTGTCACCACAGATGATGACTCCCATAATGGGAATTTCACAAGTTTCTCATATGCGATCGCGTTAGTCTACAATCTTGAGGACAATTGAGATACGAAATTGTACTTGCTATTCCGTTGACCTATTTACCCAAATCTTGAAGAAATGATACGATTTATACGATCGCTCGCTGAAAAGAATTCATTCAAAAAACGGTACATCCAAGCTTCCCATGCATTGCTCCCAACGGTGATTCAAATATTTACAAAAGTTACATACATGACAAAAAAGTCATTCTCAGCTAGTATTGTTCGTGGATGAAAGCACTGATATTCGATCGTTTCCAGCTTCTAGTATCCTCCTTCCCTTGTCCCAAACTCAGGTCATCTACTACAAATATGTCTACTCAATTCAATAATACTACAACCTCTAATCATTTTGTATTTGTGGACGGTAATGTTCCCGATCTGCAAACATTGCTGGATGGAATCATTCCTGGCACCACCATCACGGTCTTGGATGAATCCGAAGATGGGGTCGAGCAAGTGACTCGCTGTTTAAGCGAATATCCAGATAACTCCATTGCCTCGCTGCACATTATTTCCCACGGTGGAATGGGTCGCATCCAACTGGGTTCTAGCACCATAAGTAGTGCCTCATTATCTCGCTACAGCCAACACTTCCATCGTTGGTCAGCCGTTCTTGCAAACCGAGCAGAAATTCTTTTATATGGCTGTCACATTGCAGCAGAAGAACTCGGCAAACAGTTCGTTAATGGTCTAAGCCAACTGACTCAAGCCACTATTGCAGCTTCCACAACCCTCACTGGTAGCACTGCTTTAGGAGGTGACTGGAACCTAGATTATCAGACTGGCGCAATAGCAGCAGAGCTAGTCATTTCTCCACAAGCCCAACTTGCCTACAGTTCAGTGCTGCCAGATATTTACCCCAACCCCTTCTATTCCGTTCAGGGTAATCCTTCGGAACTCTATCTGGTCGATATTACCGATGGAAGTCAGACTCAGATTCCTAACGGACAACTCGCTTTCCGCAGTTTTGCCATATCTCGCGATATTAACACGGGACGAATTTATTATGTGGGCGCGACTAATAATGCTCAAGTGGGCTACTGGGACCCTACAACTCAAACCAATACAACTTTACCGAACACCACAGGAGTCAATGTTGTTTTTCTCAAACTGGCTCAAGCTCAAGATAGTACGATTTATGGTCTAGCTGCAAATAGCCCAGACCTTTATGCGATCGATCCCAGTACGGGAGTAGCAACCAACCTGGGGGCTATATCTGGCGGAACCCCAGCCTTTACGGATGGGAGTGGTGACGCTGCTTTCGATCCCAACAATCCCAATATCCTTTATGTTTCAGTGTTAACCAGTGGAGAGTTAAGACTCTACCAAGTCGATATCACGACTCAGGTTGCTACCTACGTGGGCGAGTCTGGTATCCCCAATATCGATAATTCCGGTTCTCTTGGCTTTGGCCTCGATGGCAATCTTTACGCTGTTGTTCGAGCTAATGGTAACAATAATGAGAGAAGTTTTGTCCAGCTCAGTTTAACTGATGGCACAGCCACAACTATTCTACAACCCAGTGAGAATTCGGGCGACTTTGGCACCCTGGTTACTTCAAACCCAGATGTAGATTTCACCATCAGTAAAAGTGATGGTTTAGATGATGTGGTCAGCGGCAGTAATATCACTTATACCATTACCCTAACCAATAATGAGATCGGCGATCGCGTCCCTGGCTTAATTGTCCGAGACTCGATCCCGACCGATGTTAGCATTACCTCATGGAACGCTGCCATAACCAATACTTCCGGGCAATCCAACATCATTAGTGGAGCCTCCGGTACCAGCAATGAAATCTTCACCACAGTCAATATCGGGCCCGATGATACCCTAACCATTCTGGCGGAAGGAACAGTTACGGCTGCTGCGGGAACCACGATTACCAACACCGTGCAGGTTCCAGGAATCAACGACATCTCTTCAGGAGATACTCTGACCGACACCACTAACGTCATCGACGCTGCAACCCCAACCCCAGCTCCTCAAGTGGTTTGGGCTAAAGTCTTGAACGGCAGTAACCATAACTATGGTTGGGGCATCAACACCGATAGTGATGGTAGCGTCTATGTCAG
Protein-coding regions in this window:
- a CDS encoding Piwi domain-containing protein; amino-acid sequence: MSQTNIFLSEVFSVFLTNPNRSCFRLYPEVNRKVGNRFSWRFSQQFPHVIVIWLNGYFWILAKPGEILPTPSQWQEAISSIQEGLRDDIGNLNYTYQDGGELNVNPNAEAQLASRILKMSFTFSAPRSFSKNKVEVKREIEFWPDTIQINNITVPALTLTIKSNFYYQGDLAQFYNDRPQRYEPEKLLIGLRVKDIASKSSAKITGLSGTIGDRREELLQKATGRLSRQKLREAPDEQPIVSVRFGKSSRPFDYAMGALLPCVTEDTAERFQVNYGELLIATKVPYSERQTLLQRSREQAARTLAEYGFELRKNINSKSYEQLFLVPELNLEETQILFGNNLSLKKKKLLSGLSQGGVYRRHEDFQDRDRPIRIGIFRVCDRPVQRFYNELKQRLNRYHFQVVLPQENIKKVSVRGLSGPEARAKTEEALEDLMNLSVDLVIVFLPEHGLDDETPDEGSLYMWLYSRLVRRQIPTQIMREDTLNNPNDYPFIINQVALGILTKLGNLLFILAEPLEIADCFLGFDISRQPNQRSPGSRNACASVRIYDKQGAFIRYCTDDAIVEGEEIPQQVIETFLPRADLQNKTVLIYRDGLFRGREIDRLLTRAKAINAKFILVECRKSNVPRLYSFGSSRSTDFSKKLMAPPRGLALKLSDREVILVTTKLHSEKIGVPRPLRLKICARGEQVSVESLVETTLKLTLLHHGALQEPRLPIPLYGSDRIAKLRLQGIYPGSPDGDRQFWL